One stretch of Bacteroidales bacterium DNA includes these proteins:
- a CDS encoding pyridoxal-phosphate dependent enzyme — MIQPIDKVTNEKALENAVKRFKERGIILPTFEQQRNPELIPQKIKDQLKNIGLWDINPLNLFRITWKNEPKEKGGLYGNPNYIELPKAITGVDARIVLLIGKWFPTGAHKVGAAYGCLAPRITTGEFDPTFHKAVWPSTGNYCRGGAFDSKVMGTESVAILPEEMSKERFAWLRDVIGSEVIATHGCESNVKEIYDKCWEIKKTRKDCIIFNQFDEFGNSAWHYNTTGRAIEDVYNLVKGKNSKLAAYVSATGSAGTIAAGDYLRTVAPHIKVVASEALQCPTLLNNGFGGHRIEGIGDKHVPWVHNVKNTDVVTAIDDEDCMRILRLFNEKDGHAYLKSIGIDQNLINDLHLIGISGIGNMLSAIKTAKHFEMTGEDVIFTIATDSADMYKSRVEELSVEKGKYNDIQAVRDFEKCILGTRADTMKELTYNDRKAIHNLKYFTWCEQQGKEVEDLNQLWYDREIWDTLFHQVNQWDKLINEFNERTGLLKGL; from the coding sequence ATGATTCAGCCAATTGATAAGGTAACTAACGAGAAAGCCTTAGAAAATGCAGTTAAACGCTTCAAAGAAAGAGGTATTATTTTACCAACATTTGAGCAACAAAGAAATCCAGAACTAATTCCACAAAAAATAAAAGACCAACTTAAAAATATAGGTCTTTGGGATATTAATCCACTTAATCTTTTCCGAATAACGTGGAAAAATGAGCCAAAGGAAAAAGGTGGCTTATATGGTAATCCGAATTATATAGAACTACCAAAAGCAATAACCGGCGTTGATGCTAGAATTGTACTACTTATTGGTAAATGGTTTCCTACAGGAGCACATAAAGTTGGTGCTGCTTATGGTTGCCTTGCACCAAGAATAACAACAGGAGAATTCGATCCAACCTTTCATAAAGCGGTATGGCCATCAACAGGAAACTATTGTAGAGGTGGTGCATTCGATTCAAAGGTAATGGGAACTGAGTCAGTTGCCATTCTTCCTGAGGAGATGAGTAAAGAGCGTTTCGCTTGGTTACGTGATGTAATTGGATCTGAGGTGATTGCTACTCATGGTTGTGAATCGAACGTAAAAGAGATTTACGATAAATGTTGGGAGATAAAGAAAACCCGTAAGGATTGCATCATTTTCAATCAATTCGATGAGTTTGGAAACTCGGCATGGCACTATAATACTACAGGAAGAGCAATTGAAGATGTATACAACTTAGTTAAAGGTAAGAATAGCAAGTTGGCTGCATATGTCTCTGCTACTGGCTCAGCTGGAACAATTGCTGCGGGTGATTATCTACGCACTGTTGCTCCACACATTAAGGTTGTTGCTTCTGAAGCATTACAATGCCCTACCTTATTAAATAATGGATTTGGTGGACATAGAATCGAAGGTATTGGCGATAAGCATGTTCCTTGGGTACACAATGTTAAAAACACTGACGTTGTTACAGCTATTGATGATGAGGATTGCATGAGAATTCTTCGTTTATTTAATGAGAAAGACGGTCATGCTTACCTAAAATCGATTGGTATCGATCAGAATTTAATCAACGACCTTCATTTAATAGGTATATCAGGAATTGGCAATATGCTTTCAGCAATTAAAACCGCTAAGCATTTCGAAATGACTGGTGAGGATGTTATTTTCACCATCGCTACCGATTCTGCTGATATGTACAAATCAAGAGTTGAAGAGCTAAGTGTTGAAAAAGGAAAATATAATGATATACAAGCAGTTCGCGATTTCGAGAAATGTATTCTAGGAACGAGAGCTGATACCATGAAAGAACTTACCTATAATGATAGGAAAGCAATTCATAACCTAAAGTACTTTACTTGGTGCGAACAGCAAGGAAAAGAGGTTGAAGATTTGAACCAACTTTGGTATGATAGAGAGATTTGGGATACCCTTTTCCATCAAGTAAATCAGTGGGATAAACTGATAAACGAATTCAACGAACGTACTGGCCTTTTAAAAGGTTTATAA
- a CDS encoding Lrp/AsnC family transcriptional regulator: MKTLDEIDRKLLNILQLNSRITIRELSDKLHLSTTPIHERIKKLEKSGYVKQYLTLLDPKLLGKKLIVYVSVSLNNHTKEAVDEFEREMEKLEEVMECYYISGNSDFLLKVHCIDMDDFHNFITYKFSVIKNITQFYSSFVMAETKVKRHFKL, from the coding sequence ATGAAAACATTAGATGAAATTGACAGGAAACTATTGAATATCCTTCAACTTAATAGTCGTATTACCATTCGGGAACTTTCAGATAAACTTCATTTATCTACAACTCCCATTCATGAAAGGATTAAGAAACTGGAAAAGAGTGGATATGTAAAACAGTACCTAACTCTTTTAGATCCAAAATTACTTGGTAAAAAACTAATTGTTTATGTCTCGGTTTCCTTAAATAATCATACAAAAGAGGCTGTAGATGAGTTTGAAAGAGAGATGGAAAAATTAGAGGAAGTAATGGAGTGCTACTACATCTCTGGAAACTCAGATTTTCTTTTGAAGGTACACTGTATTGATATGGACGACTTCCATAATTTTATTACCTATAAATTTTCAGTTATTAAAAACATAACCCAATTCTACAGTTCATTTGTAATGGCTGAGACAAAGGTAAAGCGGCATTTTAAATTGTAA
- the ygfK gene encoding putative selenate reductase subunit YgfK has translation MSTSDKFHTISLKQLLKLILNEYDNNGSVFGIPKELFFTPNHNKSFSTEIFNQKLHTPLGIAAGPHSQMAQNIIGAWLMGARYIELKTVQTLDELKVSKPCIDMQDEGYNCEWSQELKIHESFNEYLNAWIIIHILNHKFGWGKEIGTIFNMSVGYNLQGIMNENVQWFFEKMSNCKEELIEAIEDIEGTYPQVNEIEIPSTLSNNITLSTMHGCPANEIEDIAKYLLEKKNLHTYVKLNPTLLGPEMLRDILNNKLNFKTNVPDIAFEHDLKYPDALRIIKSLQKTAKEKNLQFGLKLTNTLESINSKDIFGSSVDMMYMSGRALHPISINVAKKLQNEFNGELQLSFSAGASAFNISDILSCGFKTVTVCSDILRPGGYMRLNQYFEKLEESFKTKSSLGIDEFVVKSSDKQNLKDSALSNLNLYADKVLESGDYKREYIKTPDIKGKRELGYFDCISAPCRDTCSTNQDIPDYLYYTSTNQFDKAYEVILRTNPFPSITGMVCDHLCQNKCTRINYDNSLQIREVKRFISEQDEVKLKPVANNGIKVAIIGAGPSGLSSAYYLALAGFSVDVFEAKSKSGGMVQFAIPGFRLTDEAIAKDFKRVTDLGVNIHFNSKVDSNKFLSLKKESNHIYIGAGAQLSAELKIEGSESKDVIDPLTFLFNVKQGKESGLGKNIVIIGGGNTAMDAARTAYRLVGKDGKVTIVYRRTINEMPADQGEIKAVLEEGVDIIELVAPEKVIQKDGNVKALLCSKMELKGVDAKGRLQSQKIEGSEFEIACDTIIPAIGQNLDIDFATNDLLSADTKTYKTKLGNVYIGGDALRGASTAINAIGDGRKAAEQIMKESKIDFSIQKPNSKNFSRKDLMIKRSKRIFGAELKELPLNDRRSFKLASETLSKQTIVEESNRCLYCDEICNICTTVCPNFANFSYEIEPIKYNLQKAIQIEKGKFEIQSDKVFEVKQKYQILNIANFCNECGNCNTFCPTNSAPYKGKPKIYLTLSAFKEVQNGYYLSIKDDKRILIAKEGSGFKTLTEVNGEYVYETDYVFSRLNMADFSILEVKCKTNCAKELYFENAAIMSIILKGAKKLIFA, from the coding sequence ATGAGTACTTCCGACAAATTTCACACAATTTCTTTAAAGCAGCTACTTAAGCTTATTCTAAATGAGTACGATAACAATGGTAGTGTTTTCGGCATTCCTAAAGAGCTTTTCTTTACCCCAAATCATAATAAATCGTTTTCAACAGAAATTTTCAACCAAAAACTCCATACACCATTAGGAATTGCAGCTGGTCCACACTCTCAGATGGCACAGAATATAATTGGTGCATGGTTAATGGGAGCCCGCTACATTGAACTTAAAACAGTTCAAACCCTTGATGAACTTAAGGTTTCGAAGCCCTGTATTGATATGCAAGATGAGGGCTATAACTGCGAATGGTCGCAAGAATTGAAAATTCATGAGAGTTTTAATGAATACTTAAACGCTTGGATTATAATCCATATACTGAATCATAAATTTGGTTGGGGAAAAGAGATTGGTACAATCTTCAATATGAGCGTTGGTTACAACCTACAAGGAATCATGAACGAGAACGTTCAGTGGTTTTTCGAAAAGATGAGCAACTGTAAGGAAGAACTAATCGAGGCCATTGAGGATATTGAAGGTACTTACCCACAAGTTAATGAGATTGAGATTCCATCTACACTATCAAATAATATCACTTTATCTACAATGCACGGATGTCCTGCAAATGAGATTGAGGACATCGCAAAATATCTACTCGAAAAGAAAAACCTTCACACATACGTTAAACTAAACCCAACACTTCTTGGCCCAGAGATGTTAAGGGATATCCTTAATAATAAGTTGAACTTTAAAACCAACGTGCCAGATATCGCATTTGAGCACGATCTTAAATACCCAGATGCTTTAAGAATCATAAAATCATTACAGAAAACGGCAAAAGAGAAAAATCTGCAATTTGGGCTTAAGCTAACAAATACGCTTGAATCGATTAACAGCAAAGATATCTTTGGAAGCAGCGTGGATATGATGTATATGAGCGGTCGTGCTCTACATCCTATTTCTATAAATGTAGCAAAGAAGCTGCAAAACGAGTTTAACGGAGAATTGCAGCTATCTTTCTCTGCTGGCGCAAGTGCCTTCAATATTTCAGATATTCTATCATGCGGATTCAAAACCGTAACCGTTTGCTCAGATATATTGAGACCTGGTGGATATATGAGGTTAAACCAATATTTTGAAAAGTTAGAAGAGAGTTTCAAAACAAAGAGTTCATTGGGTATAGATGAATTTGTTGTTAAATCATCGGATAAGCAAAATTTAAAAGATTCAGCACTATCTAACTTAAATTTATATGCTGATAAGGTTTTAGAATCAGGTGATTATAAGCGTGAGTATATTAAAACACCAGATATTAAAGGAAAAAGAGAACTTGGTTACTTTGATTGTATCTCCGCTCCTTGTCGAGACACTTGCTCTACAAATCAAGATATACCCGATTACTTATATTACACATCAACAAATCAGTTCGATAAGGCTTACGAAGTAATTCTGAGAACAAACCCTTTCCCTTCGATTACTGGGATGGTTTGCGATCACCTTTGCCAGAACAAGTGTACAAGGATTAACTACGATAATTCATTACAAATCAGAGAGGTTAAGCGATTTATATCGGAGCAAGATGAAGTAAAACTCAAGCCAGTCGCTAATAATGGCATTAAGGTTGCCATTATTGGTGCTGGTCCCTCGGGATTGTCTAGTGCATACTACTTGGCGTTAGCAGGGTTTTCAGTAGATGTATTTGAAGCCAAATCAAAATCAGGAGGAATGGTGCAGTTCGCAATCCCCGGGTTTAGGCTAACCGATGAGGCTATTGCAAAGGATTTCAAACGGGTAACTGACCTTGGAGTAAATATTCATTTCAACTCAAAGGTCGATAGCAATAAATTCCTATCGTTAAAAAAAGAGTCCAACCATATATATATTGGTGCAGGAGCTCAACTATCTGCTGAATTAAAGATCGAAGGTTCAGAGAGTAAAGATGTAATTGACCCTTTAACATTCCTTTTCAATGTAAAGCAAGGGAAAGAGTCTGGGCTAGGAAAAAATATAGTAATCATTGGTGGCGGAAACACCGCTATGGATGCAGCTCGTACTGCATATCGCTTGGTTGGTAAGGATGGTAAAGTGACTATAGTTTACCGTCGCACAATTAACGAGATGCCAGCAGATCAAGGTGAAATCAAAGCAGTACTTGAAGAAGGCGTTGATATCATCGAACTTGTTGCCCCAGAAAAGGTTATACAAAAAGATGGAAATGTGAAAGCCCTTCTTTGCAGCAAGATGGAGCTAAAAGGAGTTGATGCAAAGGGTAGGCTACAATCTCAAAAAATTGAAGGTTCGGAGTTTGAAATTGCTTGTGATACCATAATACCTGCAATTGGGCAGAACCTAGATATTGATTTTGCCACTAACGACCTACTATCCGCCGATACCAAGACTTACAAAACCAAACTTGGCAACGTTTATATTGGGGGTGATGCTCTGCGCGGCGCATCAACAGCAATCAATGCAATTGGCGATGGACGTAAAGCTGCCGAACAGATAATGAAGGAATCAAAAATTGATTTTAGCATTCAAAAACCAAATAGCAAGAATTTCTCTAGGAAAGATCTGATGATTAAACGTTCCAAACGAATATTTGGAGCTGAACTAAAAGAATTACCACTAAACGACAGGAGAAGTTTTAAACTTGCTAGCGAGACACTTTCAAAACAAACAATTGTTGAAGAATCGAATCGTTGCCTATACTGCGATGAGATTTGTAATATCTGCACAACTGTTTGTCCAAACTTTGCAAATTTCTCATACGAGATTGAACCTATTAAGTATAACCTTCAAAAGGCAATTCAAATCGAGAAAGGAAAGTTTGAAATTCAAAGCGATAAGGTTTTTGAGGTTAAACAGAAATATCAGATTCTCAATATTGCAAATTTTTGCAATGAGTGTGGAAATTGTAATACCTTCTGCCCTACTAATAGCGCACCATACAAGGGGAAACCAAAAATATACTTAACACTTAGTGCATTTAAAGAAGTTCAAAATGGATACTACCTATCGATTAAAGATGATAAACGTATTCTAATTGCGAAAGAAGGCTCAGGGTTCAAGACTCTTACTGAGGTAAACGGTGAGTATGTTTACGAAACGGATTATGTATTCTCCCGTTTGAACATGGCTGATTTTAGCATACTTGAGGTTAAATGCAAGACTAACTGCGCTAAAGAGTTATATTTTGAGAACGCAGCCATAATGAGTATAATCCTAAAAGGAGCAAAAAAATTGATATTTGCCTAG
- a CDS encoding NTP transferase domain-containing protein, with protein MADNNKKYSAIILSAGKSSRMGVHKFSLKYNATTTFLEDLINQYNAYGCEEIIVVLNPDGKTFLEQLNLNLPSIVKVVINEHPEWERFYSLKLAANGFCKFQSTFVSNIDNPFVDLKVLESLAKSDTEYSYPVFNGRGGHPFLISKNVIADLASEPKDEIHLKEFLGRYSKSAIDVDDEKVLLNVNTEEEYKRLFH; from the coding sequence ATGGCTGATAACAACAAAAAATATTCTGCAATAATCCTTTCTGCTGGAAAATCATCGAGGATGGGAGTGCATAAGTTTTCACTTAAGTACAATGCAACTACAACATTCCTCGAGGATTTAATTAATCAATACAATGCATATGGCTGTGAGGAGATTATAGTTGTGCTAAACCCTGATGGGAAGACATTTCTCGAGCAATTAAATCTAAACCTCCCATCGATTGTAAAGGTTGTTATCAACGAACATCCAGAGTGGGAGCGGTTTTACTCTTTAAAATTGGCGGCTAATGGGTTCTGTAAGTTCCAGTCAACCTTTGTAAGTAATATCGATAATCCATTTGTTGACCTAAAAGTTCTTGAATCGCTTGCAAAATCTGACACTGAATATTCCTATCCAGTCTTTAACGGACGGGGTGGACATCCATTTCTAATTTCCAAAAACGTAATTGCAGACCTGGCCTCTGAACCCAAAGACGAGATCCATCTTAAGGAGTTTTTAGGTAGATATTCCAAAAGTGCTATTGATGTTGATGATGAAAAGGTTCTTTTGAATGTCAACACAGAAGAGGAATATAAAAGACTTTTTCATTAA
- a CDS encoding ATP-binding protein — MGINNITGPPVEGDDFFGREKELEFAWGHIKKGNSLLLSAPRRVGKSSFAKKLLEYAREDNWNTLELNLEEVKTEEGFVKLFIEKIQEECWWLKAKEKTNNTIANILESIKPTFKIGDVESSVEWKIQKADIYNKLKTLIDHKEETLIMVDEVTILLNSFIKIDKENGINDVVFFLNWLRSFRQVTGTKIHWIFCSSIGIENFTSRHNLSYTLNDVSSLQLSEFTKEQATNFIKELAISENLKIEDVHITYMLDKLVWNLPYFIQILFLNIDKLVKIHGKTISEQTINEAYQTLISEKHLNTWDERLNEYGEFESYTRLLLKNLSKTKEGESRDNLYNMLYAKINDGEKTEIVLNKLLYMLKNDGYLIDTEDSRYTFRSPLLRDFWYNRFSR, encoded by the coding sequence ATGGGAATAAATAATATAACTGGGCCTCCTGTTGAAGGTGACGATTTTTTTGGTCGTGAAAAAGAATTAGAATTCGCTTGGGGGCATATTAAAAAGGGAAACTCATTACTTCTTTCAGCTCCAAGGAGAGTTGGAAAGTCTTCTTTTGCAAAAAAACTTCTCGAATATGCAAGAGAAGATAATTGGAATACATTGGAATTAAACTTAGAGGAGGTTAAAACTGAAGAGGGTTTTGTGAAACTCTTTATCGAAAAAATACAGGAGGAATGCTGGTGGTTAAAGGCGAAAGAGAAAACAAACAATACCATCGCTAATATTTTGGAAAGTATCAAACCAACATTTAAAATAGGTGATGTTGAGTCCTCTGTTGAATGGAAGATTCAAAAAGCAGATATATATAATAAACTCAAGACTCTAATTGATCATAAGGAAGAAACCCTGATAATGGTTGATGAGGTAACCATACTGCTAAACAGTTTTATTAAGATTGATAAAGAGAACGGAATTAATGATGTGGTTTTTTTCCTTAACTGGTTAAGAAGTTTTAGACAAGTTACTGGAACAAAAATACATTGGATATTCTGTAGTTCAATTGGTATAGAAAACTTTACAAGTCGTCATAATCTCAGTTATACACTAAATGATGTTTCTTCATTACAATTATCAGAATTTACAAAGGAGCAGGCAACTAATTTTATAAAAGAATTGGCTATTTCAGAAAATTTGAAAATAGAGGATGTGCATATTACCTATATGCTAGATAAGTTAGTTTGGAATTTGCCATATTTTATTCAAATACTCTTCTTAAATATTGATAAGTTGGTTAAAATTCATGGCAAAACTATTTCAGAGCAGACAATTAATGAGGCTTATCAGACTCTCATAAGCGAAAAACATTTAAATACATGGGATGAGCGTCTTAATGAGTATGGTGAATTTGAATCTTATACTCGTTTGCTATTAAAGAATTTGTCCAAAACAAAAGAAGGCGAAAGCAGAGATAACCTATATAATATGCTTTATGCGAAAATTAATGATGGCGAAAAAACGGAAATTGTCCTAAATAAGTTGCTTTATATGTTAAAAAATGATGGATATTTAATAGATACCGAGGATTCTAGGTATACGTTCCGATCGCCCTTACTAAGAGATTTCTGGTATAATCGATTTTCAAGATAG
- a CDS encoding tetratricopeptide repeat protein, whose translation MESKIITLSQIGLYNPQRLSDDVVERLFVVRYKFFQFLMEKLNKEKPKSIPQHYLIIAQRGMGKTTLLKRIEVELRKQQYEQAFIPLLFPEEQYNLKNLAEFWLNSLDALADTLEVEKKMVEAKNIDLAVKELLKIKNGEDLAKEAFQFLKTFTQSFNRRPVMLIDNMSYIFDRLDKTEQHTLRAWLMQNGAPIVIGASAVAIENTYDYDAPFYDAFQIEYLQKLSFEELLDILINLAKLTQSEDIIPLINNQTARIKTLHQLTGGNPRTATMLFKLIIKGFSKDINDDLEALLDEITPLYKARFEELSLQMQVIVDAIALHWDPINIEQLREETSYENNQLSPQLKRLVEVGWIEKIDAYKAKGSAYQVSERFFNIWFLMRRSSRRQKKELYCLSKFLESFYGEEINLVAANHLLCKACNLNHVTYGLALAEVIQDSNLKSQLLEKSYEELRDFAKTNPEILDQFDLVQEPSVSELFELYFKEIGKENYLLAEKLLLKTVELAYSDKVIGASTYNEIGNLYQNHLQKYDEAEKAYQKAIEFNEKDAITWYNLGYLYQFKLLKYNEAEKAHLKAAELDEKFAYSWNSLGNLYQVHLKKYDEAEKAYLNAIEVDGKFAYPWNGLGNLYQAHLKKYDEAEKAYLNAIELDGKLAYPWNGLGNLYQTHLKKYDEAEKAYLKAIELDEKYTEPLNGLGNLYQTHLRKYAEAERVYLKAIELDEKFASPWNGLGNLYQDYFQKYDEAEKAYFKAVEFDNNPSIRYNLVFLLRDKMNRLKEAEELFNSIEIDEAVEDSHWLNKTLFELYKRNEGLAKNYFIKALEIIDNNLPISTQDDWWRFGAVVNKLGYNSWLVSIFEKTGYDIILSPYYVAVKAMNEKDTEGYLNSKAVEIREPVRKLIEIMKKY comes from the coding sequence ATGGAAAGTAAGATAATTACATTGAGTCAAATTGGCTTGTATAATCCGCAAAGACTGAGTGACGATGTTGTTGAAAGACTATTTGTGGTTCGTTATAAGTTTTTCCAATTTTTAATGGAAAAATTGAACAAGGAGAAACCCAAGAGCATTCCACAACACTACCTTATCATTGCTCAACGCGGAATGGGTAAGACAACCCTCCTCAAACGTATTGAGGTTGAGTTACGCAAGCAACAGTATGAACAAGCTTTTATCCCCTTGTTATTTCCCGAAGAACAGTATAACCTTAAAAATCTTGCTGAGTTTTGGCTTAATAGCCTTGATGCTTTAGCTGATACCTTAGAGGTGGAAAAGAAAATGGTTGAAGCGAAAAATATTGATTTAGCGGTTAAGGAGTTACTTAAAATTAAAAATGGTGAGGATTTAGCAAAAGAAGCCTTTCAGTTTTTAAAAACGTTTACCCAATCTTTTAATAGAAGACCTGTCATGCTAATTGACAATATGAGCTACATTTTTGATCGATTAGATAAAACCGAACAACACACACTTAGGGCTTGGTTAATGCAAAATGGGGCGCCAATTGTTATTGGGGCAAGTGCTGTGGCAATTGAAAATACTTATGACTATGATGCTCCTTTCTATGATGCATTCCAAATAGAATATCTGCAAAAATTAAGTTTCGAAGAATTATTAGACATTCTTATAAACTTAGCAAAACTAACACAATCAGAGGATATTATACCTTTGATAAATAATCAAACAGCACGAATAAAGACACTCCACCAGTTAACTGGCGGAAATCCTCGAACGGCAACAATGCTATTTAAACTTATAATAAAAGGTTTTTCGAAAGATATAAACGATGATTTAGAGGCACTTTTAGATGAAATTACACCGCTTTACAAGGCTCGATTCGAGGAGTTGTCCTTACAGATGCAAGTTATTGTTGATGCTATTGCTTTACATTGGGATCCAATAAATATTGAGCAGTTACGTGAGGAAACAAGTTACGAAAACAATCAACTATCCCCACAACTTAAAAGACTTGTTGAAGTAGGTTGGATTGAAAAAATAGATGCCTACAAAGCAAAGGGAAGTGCTTATCAGGTAAGTGAACGTTTCTTTAATATCTGGTTTTTGATGCGTCGCAGTAGCCGGCGACAGAAAAAAGAATTGTACTGTTTATCCAAATTTCTGGAGAGTTTCTACGGTGAAGAAATAAATTTAGTTGCAGCAAACCATTTGCTGTGTAAAGCATGCAATCTTAATCATGTTACCTATGGTTTAGCATTGGCAGAAGTTATTCAAGATTCAAATCTCAAATCACAACTACTGGAAAAATCGTATGAAGAATTGAGAGATTTTGCCAAGACTAATCCTGAAATTTTAGATCAATTTGATTTAGTTCAAGAACCAAGTGTATCTGAATTATTCGAATTGTATTTTAAAGAAATAGGAAAAGAAAATTATTTACTTGCTGAAAAACTGTTATTAAAAACAGTTGAATTAGCTTATTCAGATAAAGTTATTGGGGCTTCAACCTATAATGAAATTGGGAATTTATATCAAAACCATCTACAAAAATACGACGAGGCAGAAAAGGCATACCAGAAAGCGATTGAATTTAATGAAAAGGATGCTATTACGTGGTATAACTTAGGTTATTTATATCAATTCAAATTACTGAAATACAATGAGGCAGAAAAAGCTCATCTGAAAGCAGCAGAATTGGATGAAAAGTTTGCTTATTCATGGAATAGTCTCGGGAATCTTTACCAAGTCCATTTAAAGAAGTACGATGAAGCAGAGAAGGCTTATTTAAATGCAATTGAAGTGGATGGTAAGTTTGCTTACCCATGGAATGGCCTTGGAAATCTTTACCAAGCCCATTTAAAAAAGTATGATGAAGCAGAAAAGGCTTACTTAAATGCAATTGAATTGGATGGTAAGCTTGCTTACCCATGGAATGGCCTTGGAAATCTTTACCAAACCCATTTAAAGAAGTATGATGAAGCAGAAAAGGCTTACCTAAAAGCAATTGAACTGGATGAGAAGTATACTGAACCATTGAATGGACTTGGGAATCTTTACCAAACCCATCTAAGGAAGTACGCTGAGGCTGAGAGAGTTTACCTAAAAGCGATTGAACTGGATGAGAAGTTTGCATCACCATGGAATGGACTCGGAAATTTATATCAAGACTATTTTCAAAAATACGATGAGGCTGAAAAGGCATATTTTAAAGCAGTTGAGTTTGATAATAATCCTAGTATTAGATATAATTTAGTTTTTCTATTAAGAGATAAAATGAACCGGCTTAAGGAAGCGGAAGAATTGTTCAATTCTATAGAAATAGATGAAGCAGTTGAAGATAGTCATTGGTTGAATAAAACTCTATTTGAATTGTATAAACGGAATGAAGGGTTAGCTAAAAACTATTTCATAAAAGCATTAGAAATAATAGATAACAATTTACCAATAAGCACACAAGACGACTGGTGGCGGTTTGGTGCAGTTGTTAACAAATTGGGATATAACAGCTGGTTGGTTTCAATTTTTGAAAAGACTGGTTACGATATTATTCTTTCGCCATACTATGTTGCCGTAAAAGCAATGAATGAAAAGGATACTGAAGGTTATTTAAATAGCAAGGCAGTCGAAATAAGGGAGCCCGTTAGGAAACTAATAGAGATTATGAAAAAGTATTAG